A stretch of the Methermicoccus shengliensis DSM 18856 genome encodes the following:
- the mtaB gene encoding methanol--corrinoid protein co-methyltransferase MtaB, giving the protein MAVKMRYTKMAYTNPDDMVFGEAPNPIKNYGLDLELGAGYVVPETNYAPRPGSEASKMKLVNEYRHITKDILERCVTIGLPTMQLETEHVFQMTNDPSWGEAVTKKQFELMKKFNEEYGIKLALRHTPGDIRRDELAPAGLREDAEHDYPNKMIATVEACAKAGASNISCETVGGKEILDYAVARQDLKGILFGIGCLGSIDMEWVWSQIVDTVNKAGTSCIPGGETNCSGANTCMFVAGGLLDNNLPHVYAIIARAIAAGRTLVCYECGAKGPGKDCGYEGPIVKAVAGVPHAQEGKDATCAHADVMGNLIAQCCDLWSNESVEYHSEFGGSTVQVWAQALGYEVALMNAAKQTGKDKVLRDLYVAADLYRDPQPYVLAYFNAFKVGQAIVENGNDVYLRAKAAGETAAKIVDEANKKGELKLTKFERKALDKALEELASFPDSMDAFMDECIKEYSEKVDVFNPKNYGL; this is encoded by the coding sequence ATGGCTGTAAAGATGAGATACACCAAGATGGCCTACACCAACCCAGACGACATGGTGTTCGGAGAGGCTCCGAACCCCATCAAGAACTACGGACTGGACCTGGAGCTTGGTGCAGGATACGTGGTGCCAGAGACCAACTACGCACCAAGGCCCGGCTCTGAGGCCTCCAAGATGAAGCTTGTGAACGAGTACAGACACATCACCAAGGACATCCTCGAGAGGTGTGTCACGATTGGACTTCCCACCATGCAGCTCGAGACAGAGCACGTGTTCCAGATGACCAACGACCCATCATGGGGCGAGGCGGTCACCAAGAAGCAGTTCGAGCTGATGAAGAAGTTCAACGAGGAGTATGGCATCAAGCTCGCTCTCAGGCACACACCGGGTGACATCAGGCGTGATGAGCTGGCACCCGCTGGCCTGAGAGAGGACGCAGAGCACGACTACCCCAACAAGATGATTGCTACCGTGGAGGCATGTGCCAAGGCGGGTGCGTCCAACATCTCCTGTGAGACCGTGGGCGGCAAGGAGATTCTGGACTATGCAGTGGCCAGGCAGGACCTCAAGGGCATCCTGTTCGGCATCGGCTGCCTGGGCAGCATCGACATGGAGTGGGTGTGGAGCCAGATAGTGGACACCGTGAACAAGGCGGGCACGAGCTGCATACCCGGCGGTGAGACCAACTGCTCTGGTGCCAACACGTGCATGTTCGTGGCTGGCGGTCTGCTGGACAACAACCTGCCCCACGTGTATGCCATCATCGCCAGGGCCATCGCAGCTGGCAGGACGCTCGTGTGCTACGAGTGTGGCGCCAAGGGACCTGGCAAGGACTGTGGATACGAGGGTCCAATCGTGAAGGCCGTGGCAGGTGTGCCCCACGCCCAGGAGGGCAAGGACGCCACGTGCGCCCACGCGGACGTCATGGGCAACCTGATTGCACAGTGCTGTGACCTGTGGTCCAACGAGTCCGTGGAGTATCACTCCGAGTTCGGTGGCTCCACGGTGCAGGTGTGGGCACAGGCTCTCGGATACGAGGTCGCCCTGATGAACGCCGCAAAGCAGACGGGCAAGGACAAGGTGCTCAGAGACCTGTACGTGGCAGCCGACCTGTACAGGGACCCGCAGCCCTATGTGCTCGCATACTTCAACGCCTTCAAAGTTGGGCAGGCAATCGTCGAGAATGGCAACGACGTCTACCTCAGGGCAAAGGCTGCGGGCGAGACCGCCGCAAAGATTGTGGACGAGGCCAACAAGAAGGGCGAGCTGAAGCTCACGAAGTTCGAGAGGAAGGCGCTCGACAAGGCACTCGAGGAGCTGGCGAGCTTCCCAGACTCCATGGACGCCTTCATGGACGAGTGCATCAAGGAGTACTCCGAGAAGGTGGACGTGTTCAACCCGAAGAACTACGGACTGTAA
- a CDS encoding DUF2149 domain-containing protein, translating into MRRRRRLELALEEHDPMSSVANLFDVAMVFAVALLVAMVMFYNMPELVSPNENITIVKNPGEPDMQIIIKEGQEIEVLNMTDKLSGGQGVKMGVAYRLKDGRVIYVPENITEEQQ; encoded by the coding sequence ATGCGGAGGAGAAGGAGGCTCGAGCTGGCACTGGAGGAGCACGACCCCATGAGCAGCGTTGCCAACCTGTTCGATGTGGCGATGGTGTTTGCTGTCGCCCTGCTGGTGGCGATGGTGATGTTCTACAACATGCCAGAGCTCGTGAGCCCCAACGAGAACATCACCATCGTGAAGAACCCAGGCGAGCCAGACATGCAGATAATCATAAAGGAGGGGCAGGAGATCGAGGTGCTCAACATGACCGACAAGCTCTCTGGGGGACAGGGTGTGAAGATGGGAGTGGCATACAGGCTGAAGGATGGAAGGGTGATATACGTGCCTGAGAACATCACAGAGGAGCAGCAGTAA
- a CDS encoding MotA/TolQ/ExbB proton channel family protein, with product MLMDLATPVFSMMYVISTSLLYPVIVMLIGLVGWSLIMLGAFISEYTARHRNLEELESAALRARRALDEEDVEAAAGALEGVEANPFVKGFLRELASSLRQKNTKKAEKLMDDYELKTAGVLEKTVMGAKVGPMVGLMGTLIPMGPALAGLVSGSVEQMVTNLIIAFATTVLGLAAGIVCYGISLVRRRWYAQDMSDIEYVVDILEG from the coding sequence ATGCTGATGGATCTTGCCACGCCCGTATTCTCCATGATGTACGTGATATCCACCTCCCTGCTCTATCCAGTGATTGTGATGCTCATAGGGTTGGTTGGCTGGTCTCTCATCATGCTGGGGGCGTTCATTTCGGAGTACACCGCAAGACACAGGAACCTCGAGGAGCTGGAGAGTGCAGCCCTCAGAGCGAGACGTGCACTTGATGAGGAGGATGTGGAGGCGGCTGCAGGCGCCCTCGAGGGCGTTGAGGCAAACCCCTTCGTGAAGGGGTTTTTGAGAGAGCTCGCGTCCTCGTTAAGGCAGAAGAACACGAAAAAGGCGGAAAAGCTGATGGACGACTACGAACTAAAGACCGCAGGAGTTCTGGAGAAGACAGTGATGGGCGCCAAGGTGGGTCCCATGGTGGGGCTCATGGGCACCCTGATACCGATGGGCCCCGCACTCGCTGGGCTCGTGAGTGGAAGCGTGGAGCAGATGGTGACCAACCTCATCATCGCGTTTGCCACCACGGTGCTGGGGCTGGCAGCGGGAATTGTGTGCTATGGCATCTCACTTGTGAGAAGGAGGTGGTATGCACAGGACATGAGCGACATCGAGTACGTGGTGGACATTCTGGAGGGGTGA
- a CDS encoding DUF2162 domain-containing protein yields MDDVSGVMLTGVLLGIAVFGAKSGIGCGLSSLSRRELVGVAGAYLLMAVVASMLAGSIFSHIGTAVLTLGVAMHALMGIALIVGGMHTVKSFVCNHRDITRRTFLIISAPCPVCLAATFLACSVLQSLGDMGALKVGALVGATFALSIGTASYAARRIRGATARAPALLGNIMMFLGMFYVLSILVIPSYLQTQSLSVVSAASSAATLSTEQLLTSALVLGGFTALGFGVSKWTKR; encoded by the coding sequence ATGGACGATGTATCGGGTGTGATGCTCACGGGAGTGCTACTCGGCATAGCGGTGTTTGGCGCAAAGAGCGGGATTGGCTGCGGGCTCTCGAGCCTCTCAAGACGGGAGCTCGTGGGTGTGGCGGGAGCGTACCTCCTCATGGCGGTGGTTGCGAGCATGCTGGCGGGCTCCATATTCTCCCATATTGGCACCGCCGTGCTCACCCTCGGTGTGGCGATGCACGCGCTCATGGGCATCGCTCTCATTGTGGGTGGGATGCACACCGTGAAGAGCTTCGTGTGCAATCACAGGGACATCACAAGAAGGACGTTTCTCATCATCTCCGCTCCCTGTCCCGTGTGCCTCGCAGCTACGTTCCTTGCGTGCTCTGTGCTGCAGAGCCTCGGCGATATGGGGGCGCTCAAGGTGGGGGCGCTCGTTGGCGCAACGTTCGCGCTCTCTATAGGCACTGCGAGCTATGCTGCCCGAAGGATAAGGGGCGCCACAGCGAGGGCCCCAGCCCTGCTGGGCAACATCATGATGTTCCTCGGAATGTTCTACGTGCTCTCTATCCTCGTGATACCTTCCTATCTGCAAACGCAGAGCCTCTCGGTGGTGAGCGCTGCATCCAGCGCAGCCACCCTCTCCACTGAGCAGCTGCTCACCAGCGCCCTCGTGCTCGGGGGCTTTACGGCATTAGGGTTTGGAGTATCCAAGTGGACCAAAAGGTGA
- a CDS encoding Nif3-like dinuclear metal center hexameric protein produces the protein MYRLSKVVSILEDIAPPELADPEDADRIGLVVDRRNNVSSAAVSLDPSDFAFEEAARLEVDLLICHHPMLFYPVSTLRWEVCERLKIALENEISVYVMHTNFDRAPEGTNDTLAQLLGLEEVERLDMGCVGEVEPCSAEEFAMLISERLGTHVQFVGKQDVERVMVVAGSGFHSALLDEARELGVDAYVSGELRHHIIRDYPGMALFDAGHYYTEAPAMRALCHRLPFECVFIEDDPHIRVQWWE, from the coding sequence ATGTACAGGTTGAGCAAGGTCGTCTCAATACTTGAGGACATCGCTCCTCCAGAGCTTGCCGACCCCGAGGATGCGGACAGGATAGGGCTGGTGGTGGACAGGCGCAACAACGTGTCCAGTGCCGCTGTATCGCTCGACCCCTCGGACTTTGCGTTCGAGGAGGCTGCGAGGCTGGAGGTGGACCTGCTCATCTGCCATCACCCGATGCTGTTCTATCCCGTGAGTACGCTCAGGTGGGAGGTGTGCGAGAGGCTCAAGATAGCGCTGGAGAACGAGATATCTGTGTATGTGATGCACACAAACTTCGACCGTGCGCCTGAGGGCACCAATGACACGCTCGCCCAGCTTCTGGGCCTTGAGGAGGTGGAGAGGCTGGACATGGGGTGCGTGGGCGAGGTGGAGCCGTGCTCTGCGGAGGAGTTTGCCATGCTCATCTCTGAGCGGTTGGGCACCCATGTGCAGTTCGTGGGCAAGCAGGACGTGGAGAGGGTGATGGTGGTGGCAGGAAGCGGCTTCCACTCAGCGCTGCTCGACGAGGCGCGCGAGCTTGGGGTGGATGCCTATGTGTCTGGAGAGCTTCGGCACCACATCATCCGAGACTACCCGGGAATGGCACTGTTCGATGCAGGGCACTACTACACCGAGGCGCCAGCGATGAGGGCACTGTGCCACAGGCTGCCGTTTGAGTGCGTGTTCATAGAGGACGACCCCCACATAAGGGTGCAATGGTGGGAATAA
- a CDS encoding metal-dependent transcriptional regulator, producing the protein MGHRSLDEYKLQEYLETILYLSRKEGSPVKTSSIATEMGVSQPSVTEMLQRLSSKGLIEYTPYHGVSLTPEGHREANLVRRKHQVLECFLVRVLGYSPADAHEESCLLEHSLSERLLDSLCVMLGHPAICPDGNPIPKCKEHSTELGSAILLSELKVGERGRVVAIAHSGHERSPLGVGSNVEVVARREGVLTLNTDQQRMEMDEWYADRFIVYKL; encoded by the coding sequence ATGGGACATCGTAGCCTCGATGAGTACAAGCTGCAGGAGTATCTCGAGACAATCCTGTACCTGTCCCGCAAGGAGGGCAGTCCAGTGAAGACGAGCTCGATAGCCACCGAGATGGGGGTGTCCCAGCCCAGCGTCACGGAGATGCTGCAGAGGCTGAGCTCAAAGGGACTGATAGAGTACACGCCCTATCATGGCGTGTCCCTCACCCCAGAGGGGCATAGGGAGGCAAACCTCGTGAGGCGAAAGCATCAGGTGCTCGAGTGCTTTCTTGTGAGGGTGCTGGGGTATTCGCCAGCGGATGCCCACGAGGAGTCCTGCCTGCTGGAGCATTCACTCTCGGAGCGGCTGCTGGACAGCCTGTGCGTGATGCTGGGCCATCCAGCGATATGTCCAGATGGCAACCCAATCCCGAAGTGCAAGGAGCACTCCACGGAGCTGGGCTCTGCCATACTGCTCTCTGAGCTAAAGGTGGGCGAGAGGGGAAGGGTGGTGGCGATAGCCCACAGCGGGCACGAGAGGTCGCCTCTTGGAGTGGGGAGCAATGTGGAGGTGGTGGCAAGGCGTGAGGGGGTGCTCACGCTCAACACCGACCAACAGCGCATGGAGATGGATGAGTGGTATGCCGATAGGTTCATAGTGTATAAGCTGTGA
- a CDS encoding PUA domain-containing protein, which yields MRSAELLRRARVIADYQFGKGAGRALFGDDVSIELSSSSRIRQIKEGTVRIATLRARDGLFTLSPLGGERLRRHFAPPAHRVVVDGEAAPFVRQGKTAFAKFVLSCSPLIRAGDEVLVVDEDDVLLATGRAVLSAREMLDANVGAAVHVRYGVGD from the coding sequence ATGCGCTCTGCAGAGCTCTTGAGAAGGGCGAGGGTGATTGCGGACTACCAGTTCGGAAAGGGCGCTGGAAGAGCGCTGTTTGGTGATGATGTGAGCATCGAGCTCTCGTCCAGCTCGAGAATCAGGCAGATAAAGGAGGGCACAGTCAGGATTGCCACCCTCAGGGCGAGGGACGGGCTGTTCACACTGAGCCCGCTTGGAGGCGAGCGATTGAGGCGGCACTTTGCACCGCCAGCCCACAGGGTGGTGGTGGATGGGGAGGCGGCGCCCTTCGTTAGGCAGGGCAAAACGGCGTTTGCCAAATTCGTGCTCTCGTGTAGCCCCCTGATAAGAGCGGGGGACGAGGTGCTCGTGGTGGACGAGGACGATGTGCTGCTCGCCACCGGCAGGGCGGTGCTGAGCGCGAGGGAGATGCTGGACGCCAATGTGGGGGCTGCGGTGCACGTACGCTATGGGGTGGGAGATTGA
- a CDS encoding HVO_0476 family zinc finger protein — MTERLSVECPMCMAHTPHVVLKQGAHMVVRCSRCGTVHAHQPLRVPSKMVRVVVSTGEHSEAMSVRIDADEVLEVGMQRLFDDEESGNVRLCEITALEAGARRPRRAHAHQVDTVWARAIDEVELKVSYPEGPISRSLSAKVDGSLEVVVGDTYTLGGCTVRVEKIKIRNGGYISRRGGSAPAYAIKRVFAKRV, encoded by the coding sequence TTGACGGAGAGACTGAGCGTCGAGTGCCCCATGTGCATGGCACACACGCCCCACGTGGTGCTGAAGCAGGGGGCACACATGGTGGTAAGATGCTCTCGCTGTGGCACAGTGCACGCCCATCAGCCACTAAGAGTACCCTCCAAGATGGTGAGGGTGGTGGTGAGCACTGGGGAGCACTCCGAGGCGATGAGCGTGCGCATAGATGCCGACGAGGTGCTCGAGGTGGGCATGCAGCGGCTGTTTGACGACGAGGAGAGTGGCAACGTGCGGCTCTGTGAGATTACTGCGCTCGAGGCGGGTGCGCGAAGGCCAAGGCGGGCGCACGCCCATCAGGTGGACACTGTGTGGGCAAGGGCAATTGACGAGGTGGAGCTCAAGGTGTCGTACCCAGAGGGTCCCATCTCCCGCTCGCTGTCGGCAAAGGTGGACGGGAGCCTCGAGGTGGTGGTGGGCGACACGTACACCCTCGGTGGGTGCACGGTGAGAGTGGAGAAAATCAAGATAAGGAATGGAGGCTACATCAGCCGAAGGGGTGGCTCTGCCCCAGCATACGCCATAAAGAGGGTGTTTGCGAAGAGGGTGTGA
- a CDS encoding protein-L-isoaspartate O-methyltransferase, translated as MNYLDARRRMVATLRRRGMSERVLAAMEKVPRHLFMPERVRDSAYDDVPLPIGEGQTISAPHMVAIMCELLDPPEGGRVLEVGGGMGYHAAVLAELVGEGGKVITIERIEPLARAARENLAQAGYHNVEVVVGDGTLGYPKEAPYDGISIACAAPAVPPPLYEQLKVGGRMVIPIGSASQTLYLVRRVSEGEFEHESWGGVVFVPLVGRYGFKKV; from the coding sequence ATGAACTACCTCGATGCGAGAAGGAGGATGGTGGCCACCCTAAGGCGCAGGGGCATGAGTGAGAGGGTGCTCGCCGCGATGGAGAAGGTGCCAAGGCACCTGTTCATGCCAGAGCGCGTGAGGGACAGCGCATACGATGACGTCCCCCTTCCCATAGGCGAGGGGCAGACGATATCCGCCCCCCATATGGTGGCAATCATGTGCGAGCTGCTCGACCCACCAGAGGGGGGCAGGGTGCTCGAGGTCGGAGGTGGAATGGGCTACCATGCCGCCGTGCTCGCAGAGCTGGTGGGGGAAGGGGGAAAGGTAATCACCATCGAGCGGATTGAGCCCCTTGCGAGAGCAGCGAGGGAGAACCTCGCACAGGCAGGGTACCACAACGTGGAGGTGGTGGTGGGGGATGGCACGCTCGGATACCCGAAAGAGGCTCCCTACGATGGCATAAGCATTGCATGTGCAGCTCCCGCAGTGCCACCACCGCTGTACGAGCAGCTCAAGGTAGGGGGGAGGATGGTCATCCCCATAGGCAGCGCCTCCCAGACCCTGTATCTGGTACGAAGGGTATCTGAGGGCGAGTTCGAGCACGAGTCATGGGGAGGCGTGGTGTTCGTCCCGCTCGTGGGCAGATACGGGTTCAAGAAGGTATAA
- a CDS encoding biotin--[acetyl-CoA-carboxylase] ligase, translating to MAIETHLLSILFSYEGELVSGELLSRHLGVSRATVSKYAQSLMRMGYRVESSPKLGYRLKDYHNLLIPKNIKRGLRTSIIGRKLLHFFEVTSTNDVARQIASQFVDTDGTVVVAESQTGGRGRVHRPWISPLGGLWFSIILKPNITPSEAVQLTYVAGVAVAKVLRSYGLNAKIKWPNDVLIDGKKVCGILNEVSATPDVVNYVVVGMGINANVDIELLPEDIRERATSMQRELGEPVDRVSLLQQVLFQFEEEYRTFHEHLSSILDDWKALSDTIGRHVEVRTLTQTIRGVAIGVDTEGWLLIRTEDGSIQRVLSGDCLHLKTT from the coding sequence ATGGCCATCGAGACGCATCTGCTTTCCATTCTGTTCAGCTACGAGGGGGAGCTCGTGTCAGGAGAGCTGCTCAGCAGGCACCTCGGGGTGTCCAGAGCCACTGTCAGCAAGTACGCCCAGAGCCTGATGAGGATGGGATACAGGGTGGAGTCCTCACCAAAGCTGGGATACAGGCTGAAAGACTACCACAACCTGCTTATTCCCAAGAATATCAAGAGGGGGCTTCGGACGTCCATCATAGGACGAAAGCTGCTTCACTTCTTTGAGGTCACCTCCACCAACGATGTGGCACGGCAGATAGCATCCCAGTTCGTGGACACCGATGGTACTGTGGTGGTGGCAGAGAGTCAGACAGGAGGGAGAGGGAGAGTGCACAGGCCATGGATATCGCCCCTCGGAGGTCTGTGGTTCTCCATCATCCTAAAACCCAACATCACCCCATCCGAGGCTGTGCAGCTCACCTATGTGGCCGGTGTGGCGGTTGCCAAGGTGCTGAGAAGCTATGGGCTCAACGCCAAGATTAAGTGGCCCAACGACGTGCTCATCGATGGAAAGAAGGTGTGCGGCATCCTCAACGAGGTGAGTGCTACCCCAGATGTCGTGAACTACGTCGTCGTGGGTATGGGCATCAACGCCAACGTGGACATCGAGCTGCTGCCTGAGGACATAAGGGAGAGAGCCACATCGATGCAGAGGGAGCTTGGCGAGCCCGTGGACAGGGTGTCGCTGCTGCAGCAGGTGCTCTTCCAGTTCGAGGAGGAGTACAGGACGTTTCACGAGCACCTCTCCAGCATACTCGATGACTGGAAGGCGCTCTCGGACACCATTGGAAGGCATGTGGAGGTGAGGACACTCACACAGACCATCAGGGGCGTGGCGATTGGGGTGGACACCGAGGGCTGGCTTCTGATAAGGACAGAAGACGGCTCCATCCAGAGGGTGCTCTCTGGCGACTGCCTGCATCTCAAGACCACGTGA
- a CDS encoding adenosylcobinamide amidohydrolase, with the protein MSWRLFVSEEHALVGASGPIRLASCAPIGGGVRNALGVVNMSVPRDFAPCDLDELARRRLVDAHLPLDCAVMFTAARIENAVLSQRGEVACAITAGLSNAASIGHTSPCNALGTINIILLIDAILSDACLINAVQSAAEAKCAAVMDMGVFVGGERATGTTTDCVAVGSTQRGKHHEYAGSGTVLGHTIGRLVRRGVRRAVALQDGLE; encoded by the coding sequence TTGAGCTGGCGGCTCTTCGTGTCTGAGGAGCACGCTCTCGTGGGTGCAAGTGGACCCATCAGGCTTGCAAGCTGTGCACCCATTGGAGGGGGTGTGAGAAATGCTCTGGGCGTTGTGAACATGAGTGTGCCCAGGGACTTCGCCCCCTGCGACCTCGACGAGCTTGCCAGAAGGCGGCTTGTGGACGCACATCTTCCCCTTGACTGTGCCGTGATGTTCACGGCAGCCCGCATCGAGAATGCCGTGCTCTCGCAGAGGGGCGAGGTGGCGTGCGCCATCACCGCAGGACTGTCCAACGCCGCCTCAATCGGGCACACTTCACCATGCAACGCTCTGGGCACCATCAACATAATCCTCCTGATAGACGCCATCCTGAGCGATGCGTGCCTGATAAACGCCGTGCAGAGCGCAGCAGAGGCAAAGTGTGCCGCCGTGATGGACATGGGTGTGTTCGTGGGGGGAGAAAGGGCGACTGGCACCACCACCGACTGCGTGGCAGTGGGCAGCACCCAGAGGGGAAAGCACCACGAGTATGCGGGAAGCGGCACGGTGCTGGGTCACACCATCGGCAGGCTCGTGAGAAGGGGCGTGAGACGGGCGGTTGCACTTCAGGATGGGTTAGAGTGA
- the sppA gene encoding signal peptide peptidase SppA: MRGVVVGVLVVLAASSGLLLGLLIAGYELPIGDQIAVIYMDGYLITEDVPSGWGVASSEAIAKAIRQAVDDGSVRAIVLRVNSPGGSIAASEEIRAEVMRARQAGKPVVASMGSVAASGAYHVASACDYIMCSNATLTGGVGVLWVFEDRSGYYDDEGIQFFIAKSGELKDMGTDTRPLTEEERAYAQEVVSSLFEKFISDVQSERNLTQEATNYISDGRVLTGIEALELGLVDGTGGLFDAIDKAAELAGISEYGIRYMEKPSITRLLLGAQHNETQIRETLRHVGVGWVVSTI; encoded by the coding sequence ATGAGGGGTGTGGTCGTCGGCGTGCTGGTGGTGCTCGCCGCCAGCAGTGGACTGCTCCTCGGGCTTCTCATCGCAGGGTACGAGCTGCCCATAGGCGACCAGATAGCGGTGATATACATGGACGGCTATCTCATAACAGAGGACGTGCCCTCTGGATGGGGAGTCGCGAGCTCGGAGGCAATAGCAAAGGCGATACGGCAGGCGGTGGACGATGGCAGCGTGCGGGCAATCGTGCTCAGGGTGAACAGCCCGGGCGGCTCGATTGCAGCCTCTGAGGAGATAAGGGCTGAGGTGATGCGGGCAAGGCAGGCTGGAAAGCCCGTGGTGGCGTCCATGGGCTCTGTTGCCGCCTCTGGAGCATATCATGTGGCGTCGGCGTGCGATTACATCATGTGTTCCAACGCCACACTCACGGGAGGGGTGGGCGTGCTCTGGGTGTTCGAGGACAGAAGCGGGTACTATGATGACGAGGGAATACAGTTCTTTATAGCCAAGAGCGGAGAGCTCAAGGACATGGGCACCGACACGAGGCCACTCACCGAGGAGGAGAGGGCGTATGCGCAGGAGGTGGTTTCCTCCCTGTTTGAGAAATTCATCTCAGACGTGCAGAGCGAGCGTAACCTCACACAGGAGGCCACGAACTACATCTCGGATGGCAGGGTGCTCACTGGGATAGAGGCGCTCGAGCTGGGGCTCGTGGATGGCACGGGGGGGCTGTTCGATGCGATTGACAAGGCAGCAGAGCTGGCTGGTATCTCGGAGTATGGCATACGGTACATGGAGAAGCCCTCCATCACACGCCTCCTGCTGGGTGCACAGCACAACGAGACCCAGATACGAGAGACGCTGAGGCACGTGGGCGTGGGGTGGGTGGTGAGCACTATTTGA
- a CDS encoding ribose-phosphate diphosphokinase, with product MRVVAGPSSQMLAAKVARAGGFSMVPAEYERFPDGEGYLRVCEDVAGDDVAIVQTIGCDCDLVSLLQLIDACEDAARLVAVIPYMGYARQDRRFKQGEPISARAVARCIGADHVVLVNVHNERVLDYFVCDVCCLDAAPVLAGHIVQMGLDDPLFVAPDDGAIEIARAAAQAVGAQHDHLEKKRLSPEHVEMAPKHLDVEGRHVVLIDDIISTGGTMTTAIGMLTEQGASRVYVACVHPVFVKNAIVRLFAAGAGDIVFTDTIEGRGGVVSVAPLIARHLREMR from the coding sequence ATGAGAGTAGTTGCAGGACCATCCTCACAGATGCTGGCAGCCAAGGTGGCGAGAGCTGGAGGGTTTTCCATGGTGCCCGCAGAGTACGAGCGCTTTCCAGATGGGGAGGGCTACCTGCGGGTGTGCGAGGACGTTGCGGGAGATGATGTGGCAATCGTGCAGACGATAGGGTGTGATTGCGACCTCGTGTCGCTGCTGCAGCTCATCGATGCGTGCGAGGATGCCGCAAGGCTGGTGGCCGTCATCCCGTACATGGGGTATGCACGCCAGGACAGGCGGTTCAAGCAGGGCGAGCCCATAAGCGCAAGGGCAGTTGCCCGATGCATAGGGGCGGACCACGTGGTGCTCGTGAACGTGCACAATGAGAGGGTGCTGGACTACTTCGTGTGCGACGTGTGCTGCCTCGATGCCGCACCTGTGCTCGCAGGACACATAGTGCAGATGGGCTTGGATGACCCGTTGTTCGTGGCTCCAGACGACGGGGCAATCGAGATTGCAAGGGCGGCAGCGCAGGCGGTGGGCGCCCAGCACGACCACCTCGAGAAGAAGAGGTTATCTCCAGAGCACGTGGAGATGGCGCCCAAGCACCTGGACGTCGAGGGAAGGCACGTGGTGCTCATCGATGACATCATATCCACAGGAGGCACGATGACGACCGCAATCGGGATGCTCACCGAGCAGGGGGCATCTCGTGTGTACGTGGCGTGCGTGCATCCCGTGTTCGTCAAGAACGCCATCGTGAGGCTGTTTGCCGCGGGGGCTGGAGACATCGTGTTTACCGACACGATAGAGGGCCGTGGTGGCGTGGTGAGCGTGGCACCCCTGATTGCCCGCCATCTGAGGGAGATGCGATGA
- a CDS encoding helix-turn-helix domain-containing protein: MLSYKFRLYPSKTVEAKLNEHIELCLWRGDLYSPLPLKR; encoded by the coding sequence ATGTTGAGCTATAAGTTTCGTCTGTATCCATCGAAAACCGTTGAAGCTAAACTGAACGAACATATCGAGCTATGCCTCTGGAGAGGAGACCTCTACTCTCCGTTACCGCTAAAGCGGTAA